The Microbacter sp. GSS18 genome has a segment encoding these proteins:
- the ftsZ gene encoding cell division protein FtsZ, which translates to MSQNQNYLAVIKVVGVGGGGVNAVNRMIELGLRGVEFIAINTDAQALLMSDADVKLDVGRELTRGLGAGADPEVGRRAAEDHAEEIEEALRGADMVFVTAGEGGGTGTGGAPVVAKIAKSIGALTIGVVTKPFSFEGRRRQSQAEAGVSRLKEEVDTLIVVPNDRLLEISDRGISMIEAFATADQVLLAGVQGITDLITTPGLINLDFADVKSVMQGAGSALMGIGSARGADRAIKAAELAVESPLLEASIEGAHGVLLSIQGGSNLGIFEINDAAQLVKEAAHPEANIIFGTVIDDTLGDEVRVTVIAAGFDGGEPQTRIEPMAAARVVTPPAVPDASADEAAATGGTSAKEIAADAEPVSVSVGAGSDSAYDSAFGDDDLDIPDFLK; encoded by the coding sequence ATGAGCCAGAATCAGAACTACCTCGCCGTGATCAAGGTGGTCGGCGTGGGTGGTGGCGGAGTCAACGCCGTCAATCGCATGATCGAGCTCGGCCTTCGCGGCGTCGAGTTCATCGCGATCAACACCGACGCGCAGGCGCTGCTCATGAGCGACGCCGACGTCAAGCTGGACGTCGGGCGCGAACTCACGCGCGGACTCGGCGCGGGAGCCGACCCCGAGGTGGGTCGACGCGCCGCCGAGGACCACGCCGAGGAGATCGAGGAGGCCCTGCGCGGGGCCGACATGGTCTTCGTCACGGCGGGCGAGGGCGGCGGCACCGGCACCGGCGGGGCGCCCGTGGTCGCGAAGATCGCGAAGTCGATCGGCGCCCTGACGATCGGCGTGGTCACCAAGCCGTTCTCGTTCGAGGGCCGGCGCCGTCAGAGCCAGGCCGAGGCGGGCGTGTCCCGTCTGAAGGAAGAGGTCGACACCCTCATCGTCGTGCCGAACGACCGGCTGCTGGAGATCAGCGACCGCGGCATCTCGATGATCGAGGCGTTCGCCACCGCCGACCAGGTGCTCCTCGCCGGTGTGCAGGGCATCACCGACCTCATCACGACGCCAGGGCTCATCAACCTCGACTTCGCCGACGTGAAGTCCGTGATGCAGGGGGCGGGCTCCGCCCTGATGGGCATAGGGTCCGCCCGCGGGGCGGACCGGGCGATCAAGGCCGCCGAACTCGCGGTCGAATCGCCCCTGCTGGAAGCGTCGATCGAAGGCGCGCACGGCGTCCTGCTGTCGATCCAGGGCGGCTCGAACCTCGGCATCTTCGAGATCAACGACGCCGCGCAGCTGGTCAAGGAGGCCGCGCACCCCGAGGCGAACATCATCTTCGGGACCGTCATCGACGACACCCTCGGTGACGAGGTGCGCGTCACGGTCATCGCCGCGGGCTTCGACGGCGGCGAGCCGCAGACGCGCATCGAGCCGATGGCCGCCGCGCGCGTGGTCACCCCGCCGGCGGTGCCGGACGCATCGGCCGACGAGGCCGCGGCGACCGGCGGCACCTCCGCGAAGGAGATCGCCGCGGACGCCGAGCCGGTGTCGGTGAGCGTCGGCGCGGGGTCGGACTCCGCCTACGACTCGGCATTCGGCGACGACGACCTCGACATCCCCGACTTCCTCAAGTAA